A single region of the Alosa alosa isolate M-15738 ecotype Scorff River chromosome 6, AALO_Geno_1.1, whole genome shotgun sequence genome encodes:
- the LOC125296039 gene encoding ER lumen protein-retaining receptor 2-like, translating into MNIFRLTGDLSHLAAIIILLLKIWKTRSCAGISGKSQILFATVFTTRYLDLLTSFISLYNTTMKVIYIGAAYATLYLIYMKFKATYDGNHDSFRVEFLLVPVGGLSFLVNHDFSPLEILWTFSIYLESVAILPQLFMISKTGEAETITTHYLFFLGLYRSLYLFNWIWRFYSEGFFDMIAIVAGIVQTILYCDFFYLYITKVLKGKKLSLPA; encoded by the exons ATGAACATCTTCAGACTTACAGGGGATCTTTCTCATCTTGCAGCTATCATTATTCTGCTGCTCAAGATATGGAAAACCAGGTCTTGCGCCG GCATCTCTGGAAAGAGCCAGATTCTTTTTGCAACCGTATTCACCACACGCTACCTGGACCTACTCACCTCCTTCATCTCCCTCTACAACACGACCATGAAG GTGATCTACATTGGCGCTGCATATGCCACTCTGTACCTCATTTACATGAAGTTCAAGGCTACCTATGATGGAAACCATGACAGTTTTAGAGTGGAGTTCTTGTTGGTTCCTGTCGGTGGTCTGTCTTTCTTAGTCAATCATGATTTCTCTCCTCTGGAG ATCCTGTGGACCTTCTCCATATATCTGGAGTCAGTGGCCATCCTTCCCCAGCTCTTCATGATCAGCAAGACCGGTGAGGCTGAGACCATCACCACCCATTATCTGTTCTTCCTGGGCTTGTACCGATCCCTCTATCTCTTCAATTGGATCTGGCGTTTCTACTCCGAGGGCTTCTTTGACATGATTGCCATTGTGGCTGGCATTGTCCAAACCATCCTGTACTGTGACTTCTTCTACTTGTACATTACCAAAG TGCTGAAAGGAAAGAAATTGAGCCTCCCGGCATAA
- the LOC125296017 gene encoding lipid droplet assembly factor 1-like, producing the protein MWEVHICKHLKLHGKSTFMSMLYDNEPFPPQDETSERLNTLMDKMHIDPKIEEFMNSSVGRYLSDHPFIALTLLVFAVMATVPVGLFLGFGLVTLAATTMSIIFVEVFLLAVGGATLLCVLGCLAIFAVFFSFFLTACYITVSCIHRLYYGKRPSEKRKRFSRPKID; encoded by the exons ATGTGGGAAGTCCACATCTGTAAGCATCTGAAACTTCACGGAAAAAGCACATTCATG AGTATGCTGTATGATAATGAGCCCTTTCCCCCTCAAGATGAAACGTCAGAGAGGTTGAACACCTTGATGGATAAAATGCACATCGATCCTAAG ATTGAAGAGTTTATGAACTCTTCAGTGGGACGATACCTGAGTGACCACCCATTCATTGCACTGACCTTACTGGTGTTTGCagtaatggccacagttcctgTAGGACTTTTTCTTGGCTTTGGTCTTGTAACACTTGCTGCCACTACAATGTCTATTATCTTTGTGGAGG TTTTCCTGCTGGCTGTGGGAGGGGCAACATTACTATGTGTTCTGGGATGCCTTGCCATTTTTGCGGTGTTTTTCTCGTTCTTCCTAACTGCCTGCTACATTACTGTCTCCTGCATACACAGGTTGTATTACGGCAAACG CCCAtctgaaaagaggaagagattcTCAAGGCCAAAAATAGACTGA